Proteins encoded within one genomic window of Episyrphus balteatus chromosome 1, idEpiBalt1.1, whole genome shotgun sequence:
- the LOC129907480 gene encoding opsin Rh1-like isoform X1, with protein sequence MPSLIGPQYLDLTNGSVVDKVTPDMLHLIHPYWNRFAPMDPLMTKILGTFLAMAGVLSFFGNGMVVYIFSTTKALRTPANLLVLNLAFSDFSMMATACPMITINLFHETWVLGPLVCDIYGMLGSIFGCASIWTMCMIAVDRFEVIVKGVAGRPMTVKLAVVKIIGIWVFSAFWTVAPMLGWSRYVPEGNLTSCGVDYLTQDWNPKSYLIAYTIACYILPFFLICYSYWFIMAAVSAHEKAMREQAKKMNVKSLRSSEDANKSTEGKLAKIALISISLWFLSWTPYGILNFMGFFESDALTPTISIWGAAFAKAGSSYNPVVYGISHPKYRLALRERFSCLVCGKTEEPVKSEISSEATIKEQETST encoded by the exons ATGCCATCCTTAATTGGACCGCAATATCTGGATCTAACAAATGGTTCCGTTGTTGATAAA GTCACTCCGGATATGTTACACCTTATACATCCCTATTGGAATCGATTCGCACCTATGGACCCTTTGATGACGAAAATTCTTGGCACTTTTCTAGCAATGGCTGGGGTACTATCATTTTTTGGTAACGGTATGGtagtttatatattttcaacCACAAAAGCTTTAAGGACACCAGCAAATTTGCTTGTTTTAAACTTGGCATTTTCGGATTTTTCCATGATGGCTACGGCTTGTCCCATGATTACAATAAACTTATTCCACGAAACATGGGTATTGGGACCGCTAGTTTGTGATATTTATGGGATGTTGGGATCAATTTTTGGATGTGCATCTATTTGGACTATGTGCATGATAGCGGTAGATAGATTTGAAGTAATAGTGAAGGGCGTAGCTGGGCGTCCGATGACAGTTAAGCTTGCTGTGGTTAAGATTATTGGCATCTGGGTGTTTTCGGCATTTTGGACCGTTGCACCAATGTTGGGATGGAGCAG aTATGTTCCCGAAGGAAATTTGACTTCATGTGGTGTTGATTATTTAACACAAGACTGGAACCCCAAAAGCTATCTTATAGCTTACACAATTGCTTGCTATATCCTCCCATTTTTTCTGATTTGCTATTCTTATTGGTTTATTATGGCA GCTGTATCCGCTCATGAAAAAGCAATGCGTGAACAAGCTAAAAAAATGAACGTCAAATCATTACGTTCCTCAGAAGATGCCAATAAAAGTACCGAAGGAAAATTagctaaaatagctttaatATCTATTTCACTTTGGTTTCTATCATGGACTCCTTatggaatattaaattttatgggattttttgAATCCGATGCTCTAACACCAACAATTTCAATTTGGGGAGCAGCATTTGCTAAAGCTGGATCTTCTTATAATCCAGTTGTTTATGGTATAAG TCATCCGAAGTATCGTTTAGCTCTAAGAGAACGATTCTCTTGTCTAGTTTGTGGAAAAACTGAGGAACCAGTTAAAAGTGAAATTTCTTCAGAAGCCACTATCAAAGAACAGGAAACtagtacataa
- the LOC129907480 gene encoding opsin Rh1-like isoform X2: MPSLIGPQYLDLTNGSVVDKVTPDMLHLIHPYWNRFAPMDPLMTKILGTFLAMAGVLSFFGNVCDIYGMLGSIFGCASIWTMCMIAVDRFEVIVKGVAGRPMTVKLAVVKIIGIWVFSAFWTVAPMLGWSRYVPEGNLTSCGVDYLTQDWNPKSYLIAYTIACYILPFFLICYSYWFIMAAVSAHEKAMREQAKKMNVKSLRSSEDANKSTEGKLAKIALISISLWFLSWTPYGILNFMGFFESDALTPTISIWGAAFAKAGSSYNPVVYGISHPKYRLALRERFSCLVCGKTEEPVKSEISSEATIKEQETST, translated from the exons ATGCCATCCTTAATTGGACCGCAATATCTGGATCTAACAAATGGTTCCGTTGTTGATAAA GTCACTCCGGATATGTTACACCTTATACATCCCTATTGGAATCGATTCGCACCTATGGACCCTTTGATGACGAAAATTCTTGGCACTTTTCTAGCAATGGCTGGGGTACTATCATTTTTTGGTAACG TTTGTGATATTTATGGGATGTTGGGATCAATTTTTGGATGTGCATCTATTTGGACTATGTGCATGATAGCGGTAGATAGATTTGAAGTAATAGTGAAGGGCGTAGCTGGGCGTCCGATGACAGTTAAGCTTGCTGTGGTTAAGATTATTGGCATCTGGGTGTTTTCGGCATTTTGGACCGTTGCACCAATGTTGGGATGGAGCAG aTATGTTCCCGAAGGAAATTTGACTTCATGTGGTGTTGATTATTTAACACAAGACTGGAACCCCAAAAGCTATCTTATAGCTTACACAATTGCTTGCTATATCCTCCCATTTTTTCTGATTTGCTATTCTTATTGGTTTATTATGGCA GCTGTATCCGCTCATGAAAAAGCAATGCGTGAACAAGCTAAAAAAATGAACGTCAAATCATTACGTTCCTCAGAAGATGCCAATAAAAGTACCGAAGGAAAATTagctaaaatagctttaatATCTATTTCACTTTGGTTTCTATCATGGACTCCTTatggaatattaaattttatgggattttttgAATCCGATGCTCTAACACCAACAATTTCAATTTGGGGAGCAGCATTTGCTAAAGCTGGATCTTCTTATAATCCAGTTGTTTATGGTATAAG TCATCCGAAGTATCGTTTAGCTCTAAGAGAACGATTCTCTTGTCTAGTTTGTGGAAAAACTGAGGAACCAGTTAAAAGTGAAATTTCTTCAGAAGCCACTATCAAAGAACAGGAAACtagtacataa
- the LOC129907477 gene encoding opsin Rh1-like — translation MESLQYYGPHFAALQNGSVTDKVTPDMAHLIHPYWNRFPPVDPLMTKLLGTFLGVMGCLSFVGNGLVVYIFSTTKSLRTPANLLILNLAFSDFCMMASNCPMMAINLFFGTWVLGPFMCDMYAMLGSVFGANSIWSMSMIALDRYEVIVKGVNGRPMTIKLAVIKILMIWTMALFWTIAPMMGWSRYVPEGNLTSCGLDYLEQDWNPKSYLIFYTIFVYLMPLFTICYSYWFIISAVAAHEKAMREQAKKMNVKSLRSSEDSEKSAEGKLAKIALVTISLWFFAWTPYGILNFLGFFGSDVLTPTMTIWGAVFAKSGSSYNPIVYGISHPKYRIALKEKCPCCVCGETEDPNAKASDATSQATNSETPA, via the exons ATGGAAAG TTTGCAATATTACGGGCCACACTTTGCAGCCCTACAAAATGGCTCTGTTACGGACAAG GTTACTCCCGACATGGCCCACCTTATCCATCCCTATTGGAATAGATTCCCACCAGTCGATCCTCTTATGACGAAACTACTTGGCACATTTTTGGGTGTCATGGGATGTCTATCATTCGTTGGAAATGGATtggttgtttacattttttcaacGACAAAATCATTAAGGACACCCGCCAACTTATTAATCCTAAATTTGGCATTTTCGGACTTTTGTATGATGGCTTCCAACTGCCCCATGATGGCTATAAATCTTTTCTTCGGAACATGGGTATTGGGCCCGTTTATGTGCGACATGTACGCAATGTTGGGCTCAGTTTTTGGCGCTAATTCAATATGGTCTATGAGTATGATTGCTTTGGATCGATATGAAGTCATTGTAAAAGGTGTTAATGGCCGACCAATGACAATAAAATTGgctgttattaaaattttaatgatttggaCAATGGCACTCTTTTGGACAATTGCACCAATGATGGGTTGGAGcag ATATGTACCAGAAGGAAATTTAACATCATGCGGCTTGGATTACTTGGAACAAGACTGGAATCCAAAgagttatttaatattttacacAATATTCGTGTATTTGATGCCTCTATTTACAATTTGCTATTCTTATTGGTTCATTATTTCG gCTGTTGCAGCTCACGAAAAAGCTATGCGCGAACAAGCTAAAAAAATGAATGTCAAATCATTGCGTTCTTCGGAAGATAGTGAAAAGAGCGCCGAAGGCAAATTAGCCAAAATCGCATTGGTCACAATTTCATTATGGTTCTTTGCATGGACACCATATGGAATATTGAACTTTTTAGGATTTTTCGGTTCAGATGTACTGACGCCAACAATGACAATTTGGGGTGCAGTATTTGCAAAATCGGGTTCTTCATATAATCCAATTGTGTATGGTATAag CCATCCAAAATATCGTATTGCTCTTAAAGAGAAATGTCCTTGCTGTGTTTGTGGGGAAACTGAAGATCCAAATGCAAAAGCTAGCGATGCAACTTCACAAGCAACTAATAGTGAAACACCAGCATAA